One window of the Camelus dromedarius isolate mCamDro1 chromosome 15, mCamDro1.pat, whole genome shotgun sequence genome contains the following:
- the CALM2 gene encoding calmodulin-2 → MADQLTEEQIAEFKEAFSLFDKDGDGTITTKELGTVMRSLGQNPTEAELQDMINEVDADGNGTIDFPEFLTMMARKMKDTDSEEEIREAFRVFDKDGNGYISAAELRHVMTNLGEKLTDEEVDEMIREADIDGDGQVNYEEFVQMMTAK, encoded by the exons AATTCAAAGAAGCCTTTTCACTATTTGACAAGGATGGTGATGGAACTATAACAACAAAGGAATTGGGAACTGTAATGAGGTCGCTTGGGCAGAATCCCACAGAAGCAGAGTTACAAGACATGATAAATGAAGTAGATGCTGATG GTAACGGCACAATTGACTTCCCGGAATTTCTGACAATGAtggcaagaaaaatgaaagacacAGACAGTGAAGAAGAAATTAGAGAAGCATTCCGTGTGTTTGATAAG gatGGCAATGGCTATATTAGTGCAGCAGAGCTTCGCCATGTGATGACAAACCTTGGAGAAAAGTTAACAGATGAAGAGGTTGATGAAATGATCAGGGAAGCAGATATTGATGGTGATGGTCAAGTAAACTATGAAG AGTTTGTACAAATGATGACAGCAAAGTGA